The Bos indicus x Bos taurus breed Angus x Brahman F1 hybrid chromosome 10, Bos_hybrid_MaternalHap_v2.0, whole genome shotgun sequence genome has a segment encoding these proteins:
- the CD276 gene encoding CD276 antigen, producing the protein MLCGPSSTGVSVAPALGVLWFCLTGAAVEVQVPEDPVVALVGTDATLRCSFSTEPGFSLAQLNLIWQLTDTKQLVHSFAEGRDQGSAYANRTALFPDLLAQGNASLRLQRVRVADEGSFTCFVRIRDFGSATVSLQVAAPYSKPSMTLEPNKDLRPGDTVTITCSSYRGYPKAEVLWQDGQGAPLTGNVTTSQMANEQGLFDVHSVLRVVLGANGTYSCLVRNPVLQQDAHGSVTITPHRSPTGAVEVQVPEDPVVALVGTDATLRCSFSTEPGFSLAQLNLIWQLTDTKQLVHSFAEGRDQGSAYANRTALFPDLLAQGNASLRLQRVRVADEGSFTCFVSIRDFGSAAVSLQVAAPYSKPSMTLEPNKDLRPGDTVTITCSSYRGYPEAEVLWQDGQGAPLTGNVTTSQMANEQGLFDVHSVLRVVLGANGTYSCLVRNPVLQQDAHGSVTITGQPMTFPPEALWVTVGLSICLVALLVALAFVCWRKIKQSCEEENAGAEDHDGDGEGSKTALRPLKHSENKEDDGPEIV; encoded by the exons ATGCTGTGTGGACCGAGCAGCACGGGTGTGAGTGTGGCCCCCGCCCTGGGAGTGCTGTGGTTCTGCCTCACAG GGGCCGCGGTGGAAGTTCAGGTTCCGGAAGACCCCGTGGTGGCCCTCGTGGGCACCGACGCCACCCTACGCTGCTCCTTCTCGACCGAGCCCGGCTTCAGCCTGGCACAGCTCAACCTCATCTGGCAGCTGACAGACACCAAACAGCTGGTGCACAGCTTCGCCGAGGGCCGCGACCAGGGCAGCGCCTATGCCAACCGCACAGCGCTCTTCCCAGACCTGCTGGCTCAGGGCAATGCGTCCCTGAGGCTACAGCGCGTGCGCGTGGCTGATGAGGGCAGCTTTACCTGCTTCGTGAGAATCCGGGACTTCGGCAGCGCCACGGTCAGCCTGCAGGTGGCAG CCCCCTACTCAAAACCCAGCATGACCCTGGAGCCCAACAAGGACCTGAGGCCTGGGGACACGGTGACCATCACGTGCTCCAGCTACCGGGGCTACCCCAAGGCCGAAGTGTTGTGGCAGGATGGGCAGGGTGCGCCCTTGACCGGCAACGTGACCACGTCGCAGATGGCCAACGAACAGGGCTTGTTCGACGTGCACAGTGTGCTGAGGGTGGTGCTGGGCGCTAATGGTACCTACAGCTGCCTGGTGCGCAACCCCGTGCTGCAGCAGGACGCCCACGGCTCGGTCACCATCACGCCCCATAGAAGCCCCacag GTGCAGTGGAAGTCCAGGTTCCGGAAGACCCCGTGGTGGCCCTCGTGGGCACCGACGCCACCCTACGCTGCTCCTTCTCGACCGAGCCCGGCTTCAGCCTGGCACAGCTCAACCTCATCTGGCAGCTGACAGACACCAAACAGCTGGTGCACAGCTTCGCCGAGGGCCGCGACCAGGGCAGCGCCTATGCCAACCGCACAGCGCTCTTCCCAGACCTGCTGGCTCAGGGCAACGCGTCCCTGAGGCTACAGCGCGTGCGCGTGGCTGATGAGGGGAGCTTCACCTGCTTCGTGAGCATCCGGGACTTCGGCAGCGCCGCGGTCAGCCTGCAGGTGGCAG CCCCCTACTCAAAACCCAGCATGACCCTGGAGCCCAACAAGGACCTGAGGCCTGGGGACACGGTGACCATCACGTGCTCCAGCTACCGGGGCTACCCCGAGGCCGAAGTGTTGTGGCAGGATGGGCAGGGTGCGCCCTTGACCGGCAACGTGACCACGTCGCAGATGGCCAACGAACAGGGCTTGTTCGACGTGCACAGTGTGCTGAGGGTGGTGCTGGGCGCTAATGGTACCTACAGCTGCCTGGTGCGCAACCCCGTGCTGCAGCAGGACGCCCACGGCTCGGTCACCATCACAG gACAGCCCATGACATTCCCCCCCGAGGCCCTGTGGGTGACCGTGGGGCTCTCCATCTGCCTTGTCGCACTGCTGGTGGCCCTGGCCTTCGTGTGCTGGAGAAAGATCAAACAGAGCTGCGAGGAGGAGAATGCAG GAGCCGAGGACCACGATGGGGATGGAGAAGGATCCAAGACGG CCCTGCGGCCCCTGAAACACTCTGAAAACAAAGAAG ATGATGGACCAGAAATAGTCTGA